One segment of Brassica napus cultivar Da-Ae chromosome C3, Da-Ae, whole genome shotgun sequence DNA contains the following:
- the BNAC03G08410D gene encoding uncharacterized protein BNAC03G08410D — MGNYASCALGNTTSSFSSSSSSKVILPDGEVRHIHAPTKAAELMMEIPSFFLVDAETLKIGRKLNPLAADDDLETRGCHVYVAFPMTRATSAANASDMARLFLAAKKQQRRRVRTAVKHCHNGRISPEGEEDVKMVSAGSKLMSLEDIDEFSAAEFMHRISISKSKKPKLETIAEEESLLSGLEIKQLLELDFFNAFFNFSYCSCL, encoded by the coding sequence ATGGGAAACTACGCTTCTTGCGCTCTAGGCAACACaacctcttctttttcttcttcttcctcttcaaaaGTGATTCTCCCAGACGGTGAAGTGCGTCACATTCACGCGCCGACTAAAGCGGCTGAGCTTATGATGGAGATTCCGAGCTTTTTTCTCGTCGACGCCGAAACATTAAAGATCGGTCGGAAACTTAACCCGTTAGCCGCCGACGACGATCTCGAAACTAGAGGCTGTCACGTGTACGTCGCTTTTCCTATGACGCGTGCCACGTCAGCAGCAAACGCTTCGGACATGGCTCGGTTGTTTTTAGCCGCCAAGAAACAACAGCGCCGACGAGTCAGAACAGCCGTGAAACACTGTCACAACGGAAGGATTTCGCCGGAGGGAGAGGAGGATGTCAAGATGGTATCGGCGGGATCTAAGCTGATGAGTTTAGAAGACATTGATGAGTTTTCTGCGGCGGAGTTTATGCATAGAATCTCGATTTCGAAGTCTAAGAAACCGAAGCTGGAAACCATAGCTGAAGAAGAATCTCTCTTAAGCGGACTTGAAATCAAACAATTATTGGAACTTGATTTTTTCAAcgctttttttaattttagttattgttcttgtttgtAG